Proteins encoded within one genomic window of Diceros bicornis minor isolate mBicDic1 chromosome X, mDicBic1.mat.cur, whole genome shotgun sequence:
- the LOC131400458 gene encoding melanoma-associated antigen B3-like, protein MLPGGQKRKLHTLSEEKRHQDRGGTQAPKGAQAPATKQEAFPSSSPPPFGVITPQGKPGASSRSPLDWPQRALPSTTTSAGVSRTRSREGANCKIEKKRSSCEAPLSIVQSPRDPLSKMTGMLVQFVMHMYKRKKPIMKADMLKIVNKKYKNRFLEILQRASFSMEVVFGVDLREVDSTKRSYILVNKMDLPNNGTVNRGRGFPKTGLLMNLLGVIFMKGNCATEEDIWKFLNKMRVYAGKRHFIFGEPKKLITQDLVKLKYLVYQQVPHSDPPCYEFLWGPRAHAETSKMKVLEFLAKINHTVPSAFQSCYKEALKEEEERAQATVTLRADTSAMASVCSGPCLAAPPTSSEVEAESGQCSK, encoded by the coding sequence ATGCTGCCTGGGGGGCAGAAGAGGAAGCTCCACACCCTCTCAGAAGAGAAACGCCACCAGGACCGAGGTGGGACCCAGGCGCCAAAGGGTGCTCAGGCCCCGGCAACCAAGCAGGAAGCTTTCCCCTCCTCGTCCCCTCCTCCTTTTGGTGTTATTACCCCTCAGGGAAAGCCTGGTGCTAGCTCCCGTAGCCCTCTCGACTGGCCTCAGAGAGCTCTACCCAGCACCACTACGTCTGCAGGTGTTTCTCGCACAAGATCACGTGAAGGAGCCAACtgcaaaattgagaagaaacGAAGTTCCTGCGAGGCCCCACTCTCCATTGTGCAGTCTCCAAGAGACCCTCTGAGCAAGATGACGGGTATGTTGGTGCAGTTCGTGATGCACATGTACAAAAGGAAAAAGCCCATTATGAAAGCAGATATGCTGAAGATTGTcaataaaaagtacaaaaatcGCTTCCTTGAGATCCTCCAAAGAGCTTCTTTCAGTATGGAGGTGGTATTTGGTGTTGACTTAAGGGAAGTAGATTCTACCAAGCGTTCCTATATCCTTGTCAACAAAATGGACCTTCCCAACAATGGGACCGTGAACCGTGGCAGGGGCTTTCCCAAGACCGGTCTCCTAATGAATCTCCTGGGTGTGATCTTCATGAAGGGCAACTGCGCCACTGAGGAGGACATCTGGAAATTCCTGAATAAGATGAGGGTATACGCTGGGAAGAGGCACTTCATATTTGGGGAGCCCAAGAAGCTCATCACCCAAGATTTGGTGAAGCTTAAGTACTTGGTATACCAGCAGGTGCCCCACAGTGACCCTCCGTGCTATGAATTCCTGTGGGGCCCAAGAGCCCACGCTGAAACCAGCAAGATGAAAGTCCTGGAGTTTTTGGCCAAGATTAATCATACAGTCCCCAGTGCCTTCCAGTCTTGTTATAAAGAGGCtttgaaagaagaggaagagagagcccaaGCCACAGTTACACTAAGGGCTGACACCAGTGCCATGGCCAGTGTATGTTCCGGGCCATGTCTAGCAGCTCCTCCCACATCCAGTGAAGTTGAGGCAGAGAGCGGTCAGTGTTCCAAGTAG
- the LOC131400459 gene encoding melanoma-associated antigen B1-like produces MPRGQNSKLRAREKRRQARGETQGPSGAQATAAEVRESPISPVSGGTPSSSPAAGCPQKPQGAPAARSRAAGVSRPRSHVGAKSQVEESENSSQASTSTQSPHDDLLTRKVGLLIEFLLDKYQMKEPIKRADMLKLVHKRYREHFPEILRRVSERIELVFGLYLKEVKPSGLCYTLVGKLDLREDGSLSDDWGFPKSGLLMPLLGVIFLKHNRASEEEIWEFLNMLGIYDGRRHFIFGEPRKVITQDLVQEKYLEYRQVPNSAPPRYEFRWGPRAHAETSKMKVLEFVAKVNGTVPSAFPSYYEEALRDGAERARARPAARAATTAKASARSRATSSRYSHPK; encoded by the coding sequence ATGCCTCGAGGTCAGAATAGTAAGCTCCGTGCACGAGAGAAACGCCGTCAGGCCCGGGGTGAGACCCAGGGTCCTAGCGGTgctcaggccactgcagcagaggtcAGAGAGTCCCCCATCTCTCCTGTGTCTGGGGGTACTCCCTCGAGCTCCCCTGCTGCTGGCTGTCCCCAGaagcctcagggagccccagccgCTAGGTCTCGTGCTGCAGGTGTTTCACGCCCAAGATCTCATGTGGGTGCCAAGAGCCAAGTTGAGGAAAGTGAAAAttcctcccaggcctcaacctcCACTCAGAGCCCTCACGATGATCTTCTAACCAGGAAGGTGGGGCTGTTGATTGAATTCCTGCTGGACAAGTATCAAATGAAGGAGCCCATTAAGAGGGCAGACATGCTGAAGCTTGTCCACAAGAGGTACAGGGAGCACTTCCCTGAGATCCTCAGGAGAGTCTCTGAACGCATAGAGCTGGTCTTTGGCCTTTACTTGAAGGAAGTCAAGCCCAGTGGCCTCTGCTATACCCTCGTCGGCAAGCTAGACCTCCGCGAAGATGGAAGTCTGAGCGACGACTGGGGGTTTCCTAAGAGTGGGCTTCTGATGCCTCTCCTGGGTGTGATCTTCTTGAAACACAACCGCGCCTCTGAGGAGGAGATCTGGGAATTCCTGAATATGTTGGGCATCTATGATGGAAGGAGGCACTTTATCTTCGGGGAGCCCAGGAAGGTCATCACCCAAGATTTGGTGCAGGAAAAGTACCTGGAGTATCGTCAAGTGCCCAACAGTGCTCCTCCACGCTATGAATTCCGGTGGGGCCCCAGAGCCCATGCTGAAACCAGCAAGATGAAAGTCCTAGAGTTTGTGGCCAAAGTCAATGGTACGGTTCCCAGTGCCTTTCCATCCTATTATGAAGAGGCTTTGAGAGATGGGGCAGAGAGAGCCCGAGCCAGGCCCGCAGCCAGGGCTGCCACTACTGCCAAGGCCAGTGCACGTTCCAGGGCCACATCCAGCCGATACTCTCACCCCAAGTGA